Proteins found in one Clostridium kluyveri DSM 555 genomic segment:
- a CDS encoding transposase — MKGKSYTKELKEEVLREVKEVGNVSLVSRRHGLSKSTIFTWIRNSKDKDEIKIKPGRKALVEGEKELENELTEVTKENDHLKKLLGEKDLEIAILRDLIKKSNPQLRKK, encoded by the coding sequence ATGAAAGGAAAAAGTTATACGAAAGAATTAAAAGAAGAGGTATTAAGAGAAGTGAAAGAAGTAGGAAATGTTTCACTGGTATCAAGGAGACATGGGCTCTCAAAATCAACTATATTTACGTGGATAAGGAATTCTAAGGATAAGGATGAGATTAAAATTAAGCCTGGTAGAAAAGCTTTAGTTGAGGGAGAAAAAGAACTTGAAAATGAGCTGACAGAGGTAACAAAAGAAAATGATCATCTAAAAAAATTGTTAGGAGAAAAAGATTTAGAAATAGCAATTCTTAGAGATTTAATAAAAAAATCAAACCCTCAATTAAGGAAAAAGTAG
- a CDS encoding DUF3791 domain-containing protein, with protein sequence MDEKRLEFTIFCIESLAEKLGISAKEVYKIIKNTNTLDNYIIPCYEPLHSQSKKYIVEDLIEVLRERGALN encoded by the coding sequence ATGGATGAAAAAAGATTGGAGTTTACTATATTTTGCATTGAAAGTTTGGCAGAAAAATTAGGAATAAGTGCAAAAGAAGTATATAAAATAATTAAGAATACAAATACTTTAGATAACTATATTATTCCATGTTATGAACCATTACACTCTCAAAGCAAAAAATATATAGTAGAGGATTTAATAGAGGTGTTAAGAGAAAGGGGAGCATTGAATTGA
- a CDS encoding DUF3990 domain-containing protein, translating to MIVYHGSYCIVDNPHVSFSRDALDFGKGFYVTEFKSQAINWTNKFKKRGKDGYLNIYNLEIDKVNNSCKIKKFLSYNTEWLDFILKCRAGNNIYLEYDIIIGGIADDRVYNTIELYQANLIRKDEALKRLKFYKPNQQICIVNQKTINKYLKYEKSKEV from the coding sequence TTGATAGTATATCATGGTTCTTATTGCATCGTAGATAATCCCCATGTATCTTTCTCTAGGGATGCATTGGACTTCGGAAAGGGTTTTTATGTAACGGAATTTAAATCTCAAGCAATTAATTGGACAAATAAATTCAAAAAAAGAGGAAAAGACGGGTACCTGAATATATATAACTTAGAAATAGATAAAGTTAATAATTCTTGTAAAATCAAAAAGTTTTTGAGCTACAATACAGAATGGCTGGACTTTATACTTAAGTGTAGAGCAGGAAATAATATTTATTTAGAATATGACATAATTATAGGTGGTATAGCTGATGACAGAGTTTATAATACAATAGAATTATATCAAGCCAATTTAATTAGAAAAGATGAAGCCTTAAAAAGATTAAAGTTTTACAAACCTAATCAACAAATATGTATCGTTAACCAGAAAACTATTAATAAATATCTAAAATATGAAAAAAGTAAGGAAGTATAA
- a CDS encoding type I restriction enzyme HsdR N-terminal domain-containing protein, with protein sequence MKNIQLDNCPSELVKLLEDGIKNKLFQIKDNEITYIAQNFTDNLADEEEKIRAALFYDLVKKYGYKNKKEIIDFEFNRIIGHPYKKTSSKIDIIVYRQDKTPYAIFELKSEQDYDKYYEDSIKTQLFERAANEDKSKGYVKYLIS encoded by the coding sequence ATGAAAAATATACAATTAGATAACTGTCCATCCGAATTAGTTAAATTATTAGAAGATGGCATAAAAAATAAACTTTTTCAAATAAAAGATAATGAAATTACTTACATAGCTCAAAATTTTACTGATAATTTAGCTGACGAAGAAGAAAAGATAAGGGCAGCATTATTTTACGATCTAGTTAAAAAATATGGATACAAAAATAAAAAGGAGATAATAGATTTTGAATTTAATAGAATCATTGGGCATCCTTATAAAAAGACTTCAAGTAAAATTGATATCATAGTTTACAGACAGGATAAAACACCATATGCAATTTTTGAACTAAAGTCTGAACAAGATTATGATAAATACTATGAAGACTCTATAAAAACACAACTTTTTGAAAGAGCTGCTAATGAAGACAAATCAAAAGGTTATGTAAAATATTTAATCTCTTAA
- a CDS encoding IS3 family transposase: protein MEQGYNAVFVLKVVKLGRSTYYYNLSVEGKEKTRPKGGKPKGYSINRDGEKVCDDQIKEFILEAIDGDAINYGYRKITYHLRKYCNLVINHKKVYRLCKELRILKDQRIIRTKIKRNIAINRTITGSNQLWEMDIKYGYIEGEDKFFYLLNLIDIFDRSIIDYHMGLHCEAKDAAALLRKCLIRRNLFEEDSKKPVIRTDNGPQFISHKFDECCEELKIEHERIPVKTPNKNAHVESFHRILEDECLKINEFQSYGEAYKIVNEFMEFYNNRRLHSSLRFMAPHEFYNLYFEENLTNIQIRV from the coding sequence ATAGAGCAAGGATACAATGCAGTATTTGTACTTAAAGTAGTTAAACTCGGAAGATCAACATATTACTATAATTTAAGTGTAGAAGGCAAAGAAAAGACTAGGCCTAAAGGTGGAAAGCCAAAAGGATATAGTATAAACAGAGATGGTGAGAAAGTATGCGATGATCAGATTAAGGAATTTATTTTGGAGGCCATTGACGGGGATGCTATTAACTATGGATATAGAAAAATAACTTACCATTTAAGAAAATATTGTAATCTTGTGATTAATCATAAGAAGGTTTATCGGCTTTGCAAAGAGCTCAGAATACTTAAAGATCAGAGAATAATTAGAACTAAAATAAAGAGAAATATTGCAATTAACAGAACTATAACAGGCTCAAATCAACTATGGGAAATGGATATAAAATATGGCTATATAGAAGGTGAGGATAAATTCTTCTACTTACTAAATTTAATTGATATCTTTGATAGGAGCATTATAGATTACCACATGGGTTTACACTGTGAGGCTAAAGATGCTGCAGCACTACTGAGGAAGTGCTTAATAAGAAGAAACTTGTTTGAGGAAGACTCTAAAAAGCCAGTAATAAGAACAGACAACGGACCCCAGTTTATAAGTCATAAATTTGATGAATGCTGTGAAGAACTTAAAATTGAACATGAGAGAATACCAGTGAAGACGCCAAATAAAAACGCACATGTAGAATCATTTCACAGAATACTTGAGGATGAGTGTTTAAAAATTAATGAATTTCAAAGCTATGGAGAAGCATACAAAATAGTAAATGAATTTATGGAATTCTACAATAATAGGAGATTACATTCAAGTTTAAGATTTATGGCTCCACATGAATTTTATAACCTTTATTTTGAAGAAAACCTAACAAACATTCAAATAAGGGTCTAA
- a CDS encoding helix-turn-helix domain-containing protein, with the protein MTIGESIKYYRKNNKLTQETLANKINKSLRMVQKYESDEVTPSIEILNKIEDALCIKHGAILGRTQDFIDAFYDSTIDKKFNEMKRSENIDAAQTDYIEQYLYTLGYKIIREIENGYMILQLKDGSEFEIDESDIIDLKNSSKSFIEFKMSEIIKKSRKIGK; encoded by the coding sequence ATGACGATAGGAGAATCTATAAAATATTATAGGAAAAATAACAAATTAACTCAGGAAACATTAGCCAATAAAATTAATAAATCTTTAAGGATGGTTCAAAAATATGAATCTGATGAAGTAACACCAAGTATTGAAATTTTAAATAAAATAGAGGATGCATTATGTATAAAACATGGAGCTATTTTAGGAAGAACACAAGATTTTATAGATGCTTTTTATGATAGTACCATTGATAAAAAATTCAATGAAATGAAAAGATCTGAGAATATAGATGCTGCTCAGACAGATTATATTGAGCAATATCTATATACCCTAGGATATAAAATTATTCGTGAAATAGAAAATGGATATATGATACTTCAATTAAAAGATGGCAGTGAATTCGAGATAGACGAAAGTGATATTATAGATTTAAAAAATAGTAGTAAATCTTTTATAGAATTTAAAATGTCTGAAATCATTAAGAAATCTAGAAAAATAGGAAAATAA
- a CDS encoding site-specific integrase — translation MASIEKRGDNSYRLTVSCGYDKKGKKIIKRKTINLSHIRPGKQLEEANKQWVLFKDEIEKGIYLDSGKITFEEFIKKWLKDYAEAELAPKTLYRYKELLYTRIIPALGHIKLNKLQPTHITEFYSNLREDGIRNDGKPGGLSERTILHHHRLISSILATAIQWGFILNNPALRLKAPKVEKKEARHFNIEETAYVLQLIENEPIKYKTMITLAIYGGMREGELTALTWSDINFDDCTIKINKSLQHLPGRDTFIKSTKTETTRLISIPISVMTLLKEYKRWQNTEKLKLGNLWHDSDALFTATDGKSIFPSTISKWFLKFIRKHNESIINDDKIPPKDKSKYLLKEVNFHGLRHTSATLLINQGVDITTVSKRLGHARTSTTTDIYSHSLQKADVEAADKLENLFNNEVNKAKKQL, via the coding sequence ATGGCATCAATAGAAAAGCGAGGGGATAATTCATATAGACTTACAGTATCCTGTGGATATGATAAGAAGGGTAAAAAGATAATAAAACGTAAAACGATAAATTTATCCCATATAAGACCTGGTAAGCAGCTTGAAGAAGCTAATAAACAATGGGTATTATTTAAAGATGAAATAGAGAAGGGAATTTATTTAGATAGCGGTAAAATTACATTTGAAGAGTTCATAAAAAAATGGTTAAAGGATTATGCAGAAGCAGAGCTCGCACCAAAAACTTTATACCGATATAAAGAATTATTATATACACGTATTATTCCAGCTCTTGGCCATATTAAATTAAATAAACTACAACCAACGCATATAACTGAATTTTATAGCAATCTACGTGAAGATGGTATCAGAAATGATGGTAAACCCGGAGGACTGTCGGAAAGAACTATATTACATCACCACAGATTGATTTCAAGTATACTTGCTACTGCTATACAATGGGGATTCATTTTGAATAATCCGGCTTTACGTTTAAAGGCACCTAAAGTTGAGAAAAAAGAAGCTAGACATTTCAATATAGAAGAGACTGCATATGTTCTCCAACTAATAGAAAATGAGCCCATTAAATATAAAACTATGATTACTTTAGCTATTTATGGCGGGATGCGTGAAGGGGAGTTAACAGCACTAACATGGAGCGATATTAATTTTGATGATTGTACAATAAAAATAAATAAATCTTTACAACATTTACCCGGCCGGGACACTTTTATAAAATCAACAAAGACAGAAACAACTAGGTTAATATCTATACCTATATCAGTTATGACATTACTAAAGGAATATAAAAGGTGGCAAAATACTGAAAAATTAAAGTTAGGAAACTTATGGCATGATAGTGATGCTTTATTTACTGCAACTGATGGAAAGTCTATATTCCCAAGCACAATAAGTAAATGGTTTCTAAAGTTTATCAGAAAACATAATGAATCTATTATAAATGATGATAAAATACCACCAAAAGATAAAAGTAAATATTTATTAAAAGAAGTTAATTTTCATGGTTTAAGGCATACTTCTGCAACATTATTAATTAACCAGGGTGTAGATATAACCACAGTTTCTAAGAGACTAGGTCATGCCAGAACTTCAACTACCACAGATATATATTCACATAGTTTGCAAAAAGCAGACGTAGAAGCTGCTGATAAACTAGAAAATTTATTTAATAATGAGGTCAATAAAGCTAAAAAACAGTTATAA
- a CDS encoding restriction endonuclease subunit S, producing MITNVNLSDISKSIFLRLGARYTNYWKNLNGKIFNFNYRQIELKQFVKIVKIKNVKKGDLTKEYQLIDLANIEPGIGFLNDLDKNIVSEIGSDKIILDGADIVFSRLNSHIGYVFLMEDIPNSKISVIGSTEFFPLKVDNTTIPSKLLKYYLLHREFRKKAIFIRTGKSQSHPRIQVEDFMRFKFPILPQKVSIELIRKINIFEDEIKKKKLEYESLQNIIESVFLKYDIKKPSLDENFHIKIKPMLSNIANQRYMRIGAEYMSFWMLRKGCLFQSEDKNKYPIIPMKRLIRKYNATVIKKGLMTDTRILVEFEHIQSLNGKIENLSNVVTEVGSDKIEFGNADFLTNKLRPYLGYTIINPKHLNIIGTTEFIPFSIINKLNTSVNYIRYVFLSSEYLKQSKLLMSGKEHPRINISDILNIRIPLPKLTIQHNIVKEILQRELKSAKILKEIKVIREKIDNIILDTLNYTKIIKEK from the coding sequence ATGATTACCAATGTCAATTTATCAGATATTAGTAAAAGTATATTTTTACGATTAGGAGCTAGATATACAAATTACTGGAAAAACCTTAACGGAAAAATATTTAACTTTAATTATCGTCAAATTGAATTAAAGCAATTTGTAAAAATTGTAAAGATAAAAAATGTAAAGAAAGGTGATCTAACTAAGGAATATCAATTAATAGATCTAGCTAACATAGAACCAGGTATAGGATTTTTAAATGACTTAGATAAAAATATTGTTAGTGAAATTGGATCTGATAAAATAATATTGGATGGAGCCGACATAGTATTCTCTAGACTAAATAGTCACATAGGATATGTGTTTTTAATGGAGGATATTCCTAATTCAAAAATATCGGTAATTGGTTCTACAGAATTTTTCCCATTGAAAGTAGATAATACTACAATTCCTAGCAAATTATTGAAATACTACTTATTGCATAGAGAATTTAGAAAAAAAGCAATCTTCATTCGAACAGGAAAAAGTCAAAGTCATCCTAGAATTCAGGTGGAGGATTTCATGAGGTTTAAATTCCCTATTTTACCTCAAAAAGTATCAATAGAATTAATTAGAAAAATAAACATATTTGAGGATGAGATTAAAAAAAAGAAACTGGAGTACGAGTCTCTGCAAAATATAATAGAATCTGTATTTTTAAAATACGACATTAAAAAACCATCTTTAGATGAAAACTTTCATATAAAGATAAAACCTATGCTAAGTAATATAGCTAATCAGAGATATATGAGAATTGGTGCAGAATATATGAGTTTTTGGATGCTCAGAAAAGGATGTTTATTCCAAAGTGAAGATAAAAATAAATATCCTATAATTCCAATGAAGCGATTAATAAGAAAGTACAATGCTACTGTGATAAAAAAAGGTCTTATGACAGACACTAGAATATTGGTTGAATTTGAACATATACAATCCTTAAATGGCAAAATTGAGAATCTTAGTAACGTCGTTACAGAAGTAGGTTCTGATAAGATAGAGTTTGGAAATGCTGATTTTTTAACAAATAAGTTAAGGCCATACTTAGGTTATACTATTATTAATCCAAAACATTTAAATATTATAGGAACAACAGAATTTATACCATTTTCTATAATAAATAAATTAAACACTTCTGTTAATTATATTAGATATGTATTTCTTTCTTCAGAATATTTAAAGCAAAGTAAATTGTTAATGAGCGGGAAAGAGCATCCAAGAATAAATATCTCAGATATATTAAATATTCGAATACCTTTGCCGAAATTAACAATTCAACATAATATAGTTAAAGAAATACTCCAAAGAGAATTGAAGTCAGCTAAGATACTTAAGGAAATAAAAGTTATAAGGGAAAAAATAGACAATATAATACTTGATACTTTAAATTATACAAAAATAATTAAGGAAAAGTAA
- a CDS encoding excisionase family DNA-binding protein, translating into MTKKAYLKEAAEELGFTYYQLRRMAKERKIPFLKSGNRYIFDIDLCNEYLKNEAMENMKQVQTVKQYGVLRKVSAD; encoded by the coding sequence ATGACTAAAAAAGCATATTTAAAAGAAGCAGCGGAGGAATTAGGATTTACTTACTATCAACTAAGGCGTATGGCAAAAGAAAGAAAAATTCCCTTCCTGAAAAGTGGCAATAGATATATCTTTGACATTGATTTATGTAATGAGTATTTGAAAAATGAAGCTATGGAAAATATGAAACAGGTACAAACTGTTAAGCAATATGGAGTTTTACGAAAGGTTAGTGCTGATTAA
- a CDS encoding tetratricopeptide repeat protein, with protein MNKYKFKKIAIPSLILLALIVFGFGINKYNKNQSYNNLITQANKYMNSGEYDKAIAIFEQSLDYKNDPNIKRSMKLAENLKTVKSIYDSGLNLMNNKDYEGAIQQFQKIAKEYDKSYSNAQKKIQECKKSLISKNIDLANNAIKNSKYNEATEYINSILKMDSNNIEAQKLKENIDTLEKEQQNNQTVQVAQTTSSNTSTSEEVKQYVISNIFQNDTSMIANLHVGKPWVIDGVTYYGITYARNTPSQSVKLLCLDYTNKKTLSYDEMDEILAPLGKSSWDLQD; from the coding sequence ATGAATAAATATAAATTTAAAAAAATCGCCATACCATCATTAATACTCTTGGCATTAATAGTATTTGGATTTGGAATAAATAAATATAATAAAAACCAATCATATAATAATCTAATAACTCAAGCAAATAAATATATGAATTCTGGTGAATATGATAAAGCAATAGCTATATTTGAACAATCCTTAGATTATAAAAATGATCCTAATATCAAGAGAAGTATGAAATTAGCTGAAAATTTAAAAACAGTTAAAAGTATTTATGATAGTGGATTGAATTTGATGAATAATAAGGATTATGAAGGAGCAATACAACAATTCCAAAAAATAGCTAAGGAATATGATAAGTCATATAGTAATGCCCAAAAGAAAATTCAGGAATGTAAAAAGAGCCTTATATCAAAAAATATAGACTTAGCTAATAATGCTATTAAAAATAGCAAATATAATGAAGCCACTGAATACATAAACAGTATACTTAAAATGGATTCTAATAATATAGAAGCCCAAAAATTGAAAGAAAATATTGATACCTTAGAAAAAGAACAACAAAATAATCAAACTGTTCAAGTTGCACAGACAACTAGTAGTAATACATCTACATCAGAGGAAGTTAAACAGTATGTAATAAGTAATATTTTTCAAAATGATACTAGCATGATTGCCAATCTACATGTAGGAAAACCTTGGGTTATTGATGGAGTTACTTATTATGGGATAACATATGCAAGAAATACTCCAAGTCAAAGTGTGAAATTATTATGTTTAGATTATACAAATAAAAAAACACTTAGTTATGATGAGATGGATGAAATTCTTGCTCCTTTAGGAAAGTCTTCTTGGGATTTACAAGATTAG
- a CDS encoding helix-turn-helix domain-containing protein, whose product MNGLNLKIERIKKGLSQKQLASMLGVTNQTISDYERCKISPSLSNMEKICKILNINPRKLFFNNDEKEGDKVLEIIIPEDNKKLDRQIKALEYAIQHNTNEKDKCIHKKAYDRLVEERKNRLAKEDSDND is encoded by the coding sequence ATGAATGGACTTAATCTTAAAATAGAAAGAATAAAAAAAGGTCTTTCTCAAAAACAATTAGCATCCATGTTGGGTGTTACAAATCAAACTATTTCAGATTATGAAAGATGTAAAATATCGCCTAGTTTATCTAATATGGAAAAAATATGTAAAATACTTAATATTAATCCTAGAAAGTTATTTTTTAATAATGATGAAAAGGAGGGGGATAAGGTGTTAGAAATAATAATTCCAGAGGATAATAAAAAACTTGATAGGCAGATTAAGGCGTTGGAATATGCCATACAGCATAATACAAACGAAAAGGATAAATGTATTCATAAGAAAGCATATGACAGGCTGGTTGAGGAAAGAAAAAATAGACTAGCTAAGGAGGATTCAGATAATGACTAA
- a CDS encoding Uma2 family endonuclease, translated as MDNTAKNKTYTYTDYMNYPENERIELIEGKIYAMSPAPSRIHQGLIMELSARFYNYIRSNNGNCKVYPSPFDVFLTDDENLDNCKNIVQPDISVICDRNKLNDKGCIGAPDMIIEIVSPYNPSNDYVRKLWLYEQFGVKEYWIVNPMEESILVYKLDKNNQYAAPKVYTFKDIIKVSIYDTLEIDFSKLNLL; from the coding sequence ATGGATAACACAGCTAAAAATAAAACGTATACTTATACTGACTACATGAATTACCCTGAAAATGAGCGTATTGAACTTATAGAAGGTAAAATATATGCTATGTCTCCAGCTCCGTCAAGAATACACCAAGGACTTATTATGGAGTTATCTGCTAGGTTTTATAATTATATTAGATCCAACAACGGTAACTGCAAGGTATATCCTTCACCATTTGATGTATTTCTTACTGATGATGAAAACCTTGATAACTGTAAAAACATTGTTCAGCCTGATATATCGGTAATATGTGATAGGAATAAATTGAATGATAAGGGCTGTATTGGTGCTCCCGATATGATAATAGAGATAGTGTCACCTTATAATCCATCTAATGACTATGTAAGGAAATTATGGTTATATGAACAATTTGGAGTAAAAGAATATTGGATAGTAAATCCTATGGAAGAATCCATATTGGTTTATAAGCTTGATAAAAATAATCAATATGCAGCTCCAAAAGTATATACTTTTAAAGATATTATAAAAGTTAGCATATATGATACTCTTGAAATTGATTTTAGTAAATTAAACTTATTGTAG
- a CDS encoding HsdM family class I SAM-dependent methyltransferase, which translates to MRVIPQNYGIIDKPPQFISGSKYQAHMLRASVRKYELDRIAEDLTNVLWGGGQHQNELFYNLIGLFLTKIYDEKTTRAGKAYRFQIFYNGDKSELPEEVYHRINKMYRGEWDEENSTYSDCALKYLIGFNDEKLKKTPDIVFNANKVKYVVEALQEISFTSNKYDVLGDFFQKIVRSELKQTKGQYLTHHNIVDFIVKAIDVENLAIDLINGKEGRPRLPYIIDPSCGSGTYQIQCMKEITRSILSDMDKREKIQIADDIDDFLSVNFPKHKQNAWAKDYIYGIEIYPDLAMATKVNMVGHGDGSANILPNDGLIDFADYPNGKLLNVKKTSNVYPKYVNEQFDIVVSNPPFSITVDRETAKQFPKLYIQGEKIQKSLKKENKKIIDTENLFIERWYQLLRPKGRLGVVLPESVFDLSSNKEIRLFIFKYFWVKAVVSLPYLAFAPYTMTKTSLLFAQKKTEKEVEDWNDNWDWYNKEFIKIKNQLDKLKKKKETSSLHDNFVEILKKYLLSIFETEDESLTISQLKDKYEDDIKMVDADWWIFSKMSNKYNYSIFMSHAEEIGYKRGTKKIEDRPNELFSSVCIDDSNYVIINEKPEKILDYFKQSVVWE; encoded by the coding sequence TTGCGTGTTATTCCTCAAAACTATGGTATAATTGACAAACCGCCTCAATTCATTAGTGGTAGCAAATATCAAGCTCATATGCTAAGAGCCAGTGTAAGAAAATATGAACTAGATAGAATAGCAGAAGATTTAACAAATGTTTTATGGGGTGGCGGACAACATCAAAATGAATTATTTTATAATCTAATAGGACTTTTTCTTACTAAAATATATGACGAAAAAACAACTAGAGCTGGTAAAGCTTATAGATTTCAAATATTCTATAATGGTGATAAAAGTGAGCTACCAGAGGAAGTTTATCACAGAATTAATAAGATGTATAGAGGGGAATGGGATGAAGAAAATTCAACTTATTCAGATTGTGCACTAAAGTATTTAATAGGATTCAACGACGAGAAACTTAAAAAAACTCCAGACATAGTTTTTAATGCAAATAAAGTTAAATATGTTGTAGAAGCATTACAGGAAATATCATTTACTTCTAATAAATATGATGTATTAGGAGATTTTTTTCAAAAAATAGTAAGATCAGAATTAAAGCAGACAAAAGGTCAATATCTTACTCACCATAATATTGTAGATTTTATAGTCAAGGCAATTGACGTAGAAAATTTAGCAATTGATTTAATAAACGGAAAAGAAGGTAGACCAAGATTGCCATATATAATAGATCCCTCATGTGGATCAGGTACATACCAAATACAATGTATGAAGGAAATTACAAGATCTATATTATCAGATATGGATAAAAGAGAAAAAATTCAGATAGCTGATGATATAGATGATTTTTTAAGTGTTAACTTTCCAAAACATAAGCAAAATGCTTGGGCTAAAGATTATATATATGGAATAGAAATATATCCTGATTTAGCTATGGCAACAAAGGTCAATATGGTAGGGCATGGTGATGGATCTGCTAATATACTACCGAATGATGGATTGATAGATTTTGCAGACTATCCCAATGGCAAGTTATTAAATGTAAAAAAAACGAGCAATGTATATCCTAAATATGTAAACGAACAATTTGACATCGTAGTTTCTAATCCACCATTCAGTATAACTGTGGATAGAGAAACAGCTAAGCAATTTCCAAAGCTGTATATACAAGGCGAGAAAATACAAAAATCTCTAAAAAAAGAAAATAAAAAAATTATAGATACTGAAAACTTATTTATAGAACGTTGGTATCAATTATTAAGACCTAAAGGTAGATTAGGCGTTGTACTACCAGAGTCAGTATTTGATTTATCAAGTAATAAAGAAATACGATTATTTATATTTAAATATTTCTGGGTAAAAGCTGTTGTTTCATTACCTTATCTTGCATTTGCACCATATACTATGACGAAAACAAGCCTTTTATTCGCCCAGAAAAAAACTGAGAAGGAAGTTGAAGATTGGAATGATAACTGGGATTGGTATAATAAAGAATTTATCAAAATAAAAAATCAACTCGATAAATTGAAAAAGAAAAAAGAAACTTCTAGTCTTCATGATAATTTTGTGGAAATTTTAAAGAAATATTTATTATCTATTTTTGAAACAGAAGATGAAAGTCTTACAATATCCCAGCTTAAAGATAAGTACGAGGATGATATTAAAATGGTAGATGCCGATTGGTGGATATTTAGCAAGATGAGTAATAAGTATAACTATTCCATATTTATGTCTCATGCAGAAGAAATAGGCTACAAGAGAGGAACTAAAAAAATAGAAGATCGACCAAATGAGTTATTTAGCTCAGTATGCATAGATGATTCTAATTATGTTATTATAAATGAAAAACCAGAAAAGATACTAGATTACTTTAAGCAAAGTGTGGTGTGGGAATGA